One window of the Paenibacillus beijingensis genome contains the following:
- a CDS encoding N-acyl-D-glucosamine 2-epimerase encodes MTFSPNQALYGPSIQIDPLFPYYQQRSEDSIAEEIEWAGYRNVHYFVVNENVVNRSLIDAFHKRGMSVWAMVIGNGTFSTERFPDEWPSWQMELLKETSDGFWRLSPFSSEYVQWKKSAMAKLVAEYPFDGIEIAEPYFPEWGGIERGVYGDIGPLARREFRERFGLEMPDFRNPDFPDYYKKNPDTYEAWIRFRVDAVNGFINEMINGIGGVRETRPDILVATWSLAVDAGPDSVKLLKEDQGLDAPSMIAKVRPNIHYLQTHWPDWGRGDLPADYVKNYRPFIDQIRSQFPEIPLAVQADIGSSKTMIKSGDWLNRFIAAAEDLGFASWTAYEYHIGGYMYDTRPEPVNWSRKGKHNIVISFNKRVDVNSAANSANYTILENGRERIADWKSITVDGNRIFLESEQLPEGTFEIEIRHILDTPDRWLYKDRRANSVLEGTMMSFSGITNSFIEK; translated from the coding sequence TTGACTTTTTCCCCGAATCAAGCGCTTTACGGCCCAAGCATCCAAATCGATCCCTTATTTCCTTATTATCAGCAGCGATCGGAAGACAGCATCGCAGAGGAAATCGAATGGGCCGGGTACCGGAACGTCCACTATTTTGTGGTCAATGAGAATGTGGTGAATCGATCCTTAATCGACGCGTTTCATAAAAGGGGCATGTCGGTATGGGCCATGGTGATTGGCAACGGAACGTTCTCGACCGAGCGATTTCCGGACGAATGGCCATCTTGGCAAATGGAGCTCTTAAAAGAAACGAGCGACGGATTTTGGCGGCTGTCCCCGTTCAGCAGCGAATATGTTCAGTGGAAAAAGTCCGCAATGGCAAAATTGGTAGCTGAGTACCCATTCGACGGAATCGAAATCGCCGAGCCGTATTTTCCGGAGTGGGGAGGGATCGAGAGAGGGGTATACGGGGACATCGGCCCATTGGCCCGACGCGAATTTCGGGAGCGCTTCGGTCTTGAAATGCCGGACTTTCGAAACCCGGATTTCCCGGATTACTACAAGAAAAATCCGGATACGTACGAAGCTTGGATCAGGTTTCGAGTCGATGCGGTCAACGGATTTATTAATGAAATGATCAACGGTATAGGAGGAGTGCGTGAGACAAGGCCGGACATTCTGGTAGCCACATGGTCGTTGGCGGTCGATGCCGGCCCGGATTCCGTAAAGCTTCTTAAGGAGGATCAGGGTCTGGATGCACCATCAATGATCGCCAAAGTTCGCCCGAATATTCATTATTTGCAAACGCACTGGCCTGACTGGGGACGCGGAGATCTTCCAGCCGATTATGTGAAAAATTATCGGCCTTTTATTGATCAAATCCGAAGCCAATTTCCTGAAATTCCTCTTGCGGTTCAAGCGGATATCGGTTCCTCGAAAACCATGATCAAGAGTGGGGACTGGTTGAACCGTTTTATCGCTGCGGCGGAGGACCTCGGTTTCGCGTCATGGACCGCATACGAATATCACATTGGTGGATACATGTACGACACCCGCCCCGAGCCTGTCAACTGGTCAAGGAAAGGCAAACACAACATCGTTATTTCTTTTAATAAGCGGGTGGACGTAAACTCGGCCGCGAATTCGGCCAACTATACAATTCTGGAAAACGGACGCGAACGGATTGCGGATTGGAAATCGATCACCGTAGACGGCAACCGGATTTTCCTTGAGTCGGAACAGCTTCCGGAAGGGACGTTCGAGATTGAAATCCGGCACATTCTGGATACGCCGGATCGATGGTTATACAAGGATAGACGGGCGAACTCCGTTCTTGAAGGAACGATGATGAGCTTTTCCGGGATCACAAATTCATTCATTGAGAAATAG
- a CDS encoding carbohydrate ABC transporter permease: MKVFGVVNATAQAAVHWYNRYNPVEKAKHWLWVITRTVLIFGICFIILYPILTKISIALRDKQDMFDATVVWIPRHFTLENLETVIGYLKYYESVTNTLWLSLGTSILQLISCALAGYGFARLKFWGSQYLFAIVILTIVVPPQTIMVPTYLHYRFFDVFGIYEMFTGNRGVNLLESFWPFFISSAMASGLKNGLYIFIFRQFFRSLPKELEEAAYVDGAGVFKTFARVMLPNSVPAIATVMLFSFIWQWNDSYFVNLFAPNATLLARSLDLLPGVIRPEYVGGVSHTSLYLNTGMLLGILPIFILYLFAQKYFIQGVERTGVVE; this comes from the coding sequence ATGAAAGTATTCGGTGTTGTTAACGCTACGGCGCAAGCCGCGGTCCATTGGTACAATCGGTATAATCCGGTTGAGAAAGCAAAACATTGGTTATGGGTCATCACCCGAACCGTCCTTATTTTCGGCATATGCTTTATTATTCTATACCCGATCCTAACCAAGATTTCTATCGCCTTAAGGGACAAGCAAGATATGTTCGATGCGACGGTCGTCTGGATCCCTCGCCATTTCACCTTGGAGAATCTCGAAACGGTCATCGGGTACCTCAAATACTACGAATCCGTGACAAACACGCTATGGTTAAGCCTGGGTACCTCCATCCTTCAATTGATCTCCTGCGCCCTTGCCGGGTACGGTTTTGCTCGATTGAAATTTTGGGGGAGCCAATATTTATTTGCGATCGTGATCCTTACGATCGTCGTTCCTCCGCAAACGATCATGGTTCCGACCTACTTGCATTATCGTTTTTTTGACGTCTTCGGAATTTATGAAATGTTTACCGGAAACAGAGGAGTGAATTTGCTTGAAAGTTTCTGGCCGTTTTTCATCTCTTCCGCAATGGCGAGTGGATTGAAGAATGGACTGTATATTTTTATTTTCCGGCAGTTTTTCCGCTCGCTTCCGAAAGAACTGGAAGAAGCCGCGTATGTCGACGGTGCGGGTGTGTTCAAGACGTTTGCCAGGGTCATGCTCCCAAACTCGGTCCCGGCGATCGCCACAGTGATGTTGTTCTCCTTCATCTGGCAATGGAATGACAGTTATTTCGTCAACTTGTTCGCACCGAACGCCACTTTATTGGCAAGATCGCTTGATCTTTTGCCGGGTGTTATCCGTCCGGAGTATGTCGGAGGCGTCTCCCATACGTCACTGTATCTCAACACCGGCATGCTGTTGGGCATTTTGCCGATTTTCATTCTTTATTTATTCGCCCAAAAATATTTTATTCAAGGTGTGGAAAGAACAGGTGTTGTCGAATAA
- a CDS encoding carbohydrate ABC transporter permease has product MWKRGTLSLERKKAMYGILFISPWLLGFILLMVIPFFQSLLFSFHKLSLTSDGYTLENVGFANYHNVFFVDPWFIRSLTEAVSNMALNLPLIIFFSLFTATLLSQKFRGRMFARAIIFLPVVLASGVIAKLDNGNFLAQFIGSATSDLEGNYSGLKSVELRPLLLQAGMSIEVVNYLTGAVDRIYQIISKSGVQILIFLAGLQSISPSLYEAAKIEGATGYEAFWKITFPMISPLLLTNTIYTIIDSFYNNGVTQMIQDTAFTRLDFGISAAMSWVYFVIISAILGVSTYLISKRVFYYD; this is encoded by the coding sequence ATGTGGAAGAGAGGAACGCTTAGCTTGGAACGCAAGAAAGCGATGTACGGAATATTGTTCATCTCGCCTTGGCTTCTTGGCTTTATATTGTTGATGGTCATTCCTTTTTTTCAGTCACTGCTATTCAGCTTTCATAAACTATCACTCACATCAGACGGTTACACATTGGAGAATGTGGGATTCGCAAACTATCACAACGTCTTTTTTGTGGATCCCTGGTTTATCCGCAGCTTGACGGAAGCTGTCTCGAACATGGCCTTGAACCTTCCCCTCATCATCTTTTTCAGTTTGTTTACCGCCACGCTGCTATCCCAAAAATTCAGAGGAAGGATGTTTGCCAGGGCGATCATATTCCTTCCGGTTGTCTTGGCCTCCGGCGTCATTGCCAAACTGGACAACGGAAATTTCTTGGCACAGTTTATCGGTTCCGCGACTAGCGATTTGGAGGGAAACTATTCCGGCTTGAAAAGCGTTGAGCTGCGTCCGCTTCTCCTTCAAGCCGGGATGAGTATTGAAGTCGTCAATTATTTGACAGGAGCCGTAGACCGAATCTATCAAATCATCAGCAAGTCGGGGGTACAGATATTGATTTTCCTTGCGGGTCTTCAATCAATCTCTCCTTCGTTGTACGAGGCAGCCAAGATTGAGGGAGCAACGGGCTATGAGGCATTTTGGAAAATCACGTTTCCGATGATTTCGCCGCTCTTATTAACCAATACGATTTATACCATCATTGACTCCTTTTACAATAATGGCGTGACCCAAATGATTCAGGATACCGCGTTCACGAGATTGGATTTCGGAATCAGCGCGGCGATGTCCTGGGTATATTTTGTGATCATTTCAGCCATACTTGGCGTTTCGACGTATCTGATTTCAAAACGTGTATTCTACTACGATTGA
- a CDS encoding DUF5696 domain-containing protein translates to MTKHQNRYLAVLSLLLVMVMASACSGGPDQIAVMTETPTEAESGNPDPGLKALSSLNNVAPKLPGLEPVLENDSMRLHISRETAEIAILDKRSGQVWRSNPEGIQEDSLASPYLKGKLSSQISFVYLTQNGQNKNYDSYNDSVKYKQFKIVTTDSGVSVTYHFGNPEKGLESMPLKISKQRFEELLNRLEDKDDKDQLSIRFKFNEDQNVYERREIPKAVVKKLLGIFEKMKYSEEDLAIDNQENGVGGAVESANPKFTVTIQYTLNGDQLIASVDTAAMEETTPPYRIHSISLLENFGAAGKKDDGYIFLPDGSGAIIPFNNGKKLAQPVLLQLYGEDGSIYVSEKFNELEPVRLPVFGIKKNDAAFLAIIEKGDALARLSADISGRLHEYNTVSGQFIILPKDEVRLSKNEILFKTPRKTYNGQLQIRYAFINGDRANYSGMASVYRSYLEKTYAMKKLQPEGDTPFYLELTGSVPKEKDFLGIPYESLVPLSDFEQTKKLIESLNNNEIRNVQVNYKGWFNGGLYHDFPSKVQMDKVLGSREEWESVAKQLQQSGGGLYPDAAFLQVYHDSAGFNPSKDASQYISRRYVQVFEYDRAAFFKHYELFSHYLLTPGKLASTVDGFLSEYRKVNPGGISLRDLGAQVHSEFRWNKEISREETKRIATDQVKRIRKEVPNIMASGGNAYVLPYVSHLLNVPQKSNGFQLAGESVPFYQMAVHGYVEYAGTPFNLADDQDIRVNVLRSIETGSNVYFSWICEDPSVLKDTKYSYLFSSHYKQWFDEAVDAYKEVNAFLKQVRGQAITLHEKLAEGVFRTQYENGIKVTVNYNDKAVVIDGKTIQARDYDVEM, encoded by the coding sequence TTGACGAAGCATCAAAATCGGTATTTGGCGGTATTGTCTCTGCTGCTTGTCATGGTCATGGCCTCCGCCTGTTCCGGCGGGCCGGATCAAATTGCCGTTATGACCGAAACACCAACGGAAGCGGAAAGCGGCAATCCAGATCCCGGCTTGAAGGCGTTATCCTCCCTGAACAATGTGGCACCGAAACTTCCCGGCTTGGAACCGGTTCTGGAAAACGACAGTATGCGTTTGCATATCAGCCGGGAAACAGCGGAAATTGCCATTCTGGATAAGCGGAGCGGACAAGTGTGGCGATCCAATCCGGAAGGAATACAGGAGGACTCATTGGCGAGTCCGTATTTGAAAGGGAAATTGTCTTCGCAGATCTCGTTCGTTTACCTGACCCAAAACGGGCAGAACAAAAATTACGATAGTTACAACGACAGCGTAAAGTACAAGCAGTTTAAAATTGTGACGACGGACAGCGGAGTGTCGGTTACTTATCATTTCGGAAATCCTGAAAAAGGCCTCGAAAGCATGCCGCTGAAAATCAGCAAACAAAGATTCGAAGAACTGTTGAACCGTCTGGAAGATAAGGATGACAAGGATCAACTGTCGATTCGATTCAAGTTCAATGAGGATCAAAATGTCTACGAACGGCGTGAAATTCCCAAAGCCGTTGTAAAAAAACTGCTGGGGATATTTGAGAAAATGAAGTACTCCGAAGAAGATTTGGCCATCGACAATCAAGAGAACGGTGTGGGAGGGGCTGTCGAATCCGCAAATCCAAAGTTTACCGTAACGATCCAATACACATTGAACGGCGATCAATTGATCGCATCGGTTGATACCGCAGCCATGGAAGAAACAACGCCGCCGTATCGCATCCATTCCATCAGCTTGCTGGAAAACTTCGGCGCGGCAGGGAAGAAGGATGACGGGTATATTTTTCTGCCGGACGGCTCGGGCGCCATTATCCCGTTCAATAACGGCAAAAAACTGGCCCAGCCTGTTTTGCTCCAGTTATATGGTGAGGACGGCTCGATATACGTCAGTGAAAAATTCAATGAGTTGGAGCCAGTCAGGCTGCCTGTTTTCGGTATTAAGAAAAATGACGCGGCTTTCTTGGCCATCATCGAGAAAGGAGACGCGCTCGCCAGACTGTCCGCCGATATTAGCGGAAGGCTGCACGAGTACAACACCGTATCCGGACAGTTTATCATTTTGCCTAAAGACGAAGTTCGTCTAAGTAAAAATGAGATCTTATTCAAGACCCCCAGGAAGACCTATAATGGCCAACTGCAAATCCGTTACGCCTTCATTAACGGAGATCGGGCGAACTATTCGGGTATGGCGTCAGTCTACCGCTCTTATTTGGAAAAAACTTATGCCATGAAAAAATTGCAGCCGGAGGGAGACACGCCTTTCTATCTTGAACTTACCGGCAGCGTGCCGAAAGAGAAAGATTTTCTTGGTATCCCCTACGAGTCTCTTGTACCGCTCAGCGATTTCGAACAAACGAAGAAACTCATCGAATCCTTAAACAACAATGAAATCCGGAATGTCCAGGTCAATTATAAAGGTTGGTTCAACGGCGGTTTGTACCACGATTTTCCTTCCAAAGTGCAAATGGACAAAGTATTGGGCAGCAGGGAAGAGTGGGAGAGCGTGGCCAAACAGCTTCAGCAAAGCGGAGGAGGACTTTATCCTGACGCGGCTTTTCTGCAGGTGTACCATGATTCCGCCGGATTCAACCCATCCAAAGATGCGTCGCAATACATATCCCGCCGATATGTCCAAGTTTTTGAATATGACCGCGCGGCTTTTTTCAAACATTATGAGTTGTTTTCACATTACCTGTTAACTCCCGGCAAGTTGGCATCCACTGTAGACGGTTTCCTTTCGGAATATCGGAAGGTGAATCCTGGCGGGATCTCCCTTCGTGATTTGGGAGCGCAAGTGCATTCCGAGTTTCGGTGGAATAAGGAAATATCCAGAGAAGAGACGAAGCGCATTGCAACGGATCAGGTGAAGCGAATTCGCAAGGAAGTGCCGAACATCATGGCGAGCGGCGGAAATGCTTATGTGCTGCCTTATGTATCACATCTGTTGAACGTTCCCCAAAAGAGTAATGGATTCCAACTTGCCGGGGAATCCGTACCGTTCTATCAAATGGCGGTTCACGGATACGTTGAATATGCGGGTACACCGTTCAATCTTGCGGATGACCAAGATATTCGCGTGAACGTTCTCCGTTCGATAGAAACAGGCTCCAATGTGTATTTCAGCTGGATTTGCGAAGATCCTTCGGTATTAAAGGATACAAAATACAGCTATCTGTTTTCTAGCCATTACAAGCAATGGTTCGATGAAGCCGTCGATGCCTATAAGGAAGTGAATGCCTTTTTGAAGCAGGTACGCGGCCAAGCGATTACTTTGCACGAAAAATTGGCCGAAGGCGTGTTCAGAACACAGTATGAGAATGGAATAAAGGTGACCGTTAACTATAATGATAAAGCGGTCGTCATTGACGGCAAAACGATTCAAGCGCGCGATTATGATGTGGAGATGTGA
- a CDS encoding YIP1 family protein: protein MKRLRIMMLLFLLLSSIAGVAVPASAAPYEGYNYSWWGDPEPAPVPYLPSVQIGGEQLSIGSFNAPDDLFITPNGTIYIVDTGNNRIVILDDNWKLIRIISSFENNGTKDGFSRPQGIFVDQEGSVFVADTGNKRIVELTEEGRLVRVIGAPVADVLSAGFVYEPIKLVVDSANRLYVVGKGVFDGIMQFDSGGKFAGFIGVNKVKFNPVDLFWKRVSTAEQRSKLELFIPVEFNNVDIDSEGFIYVTTSEKFSDQPVKRLNPSGADVLKRAGYFPPKGDIRFITGGTRGGTSSILSVAYDSYGIYSILDGTRGRIFTYDREGKLMYIYGLLGEQVGTFKTPVEIDMLGDRMVVLDKGLNQLVVFEPTRYGKVIRDAVIHTDTSEEDKAVAEWQEALKLNNNLEIAYLGIGKAELRQGNNAEAMKNFKLGMHREYYSRAFERYRKDFMWENFGKIALSLLLGITLLIVAARMIKVRTAEPGVIGMAWHTIFHPFKGFWELKFENKGKVWFSLLLLLVLSLLYALKRQYTGFIFNPGVDQVVNIFNEIKFIVLPFFLWCVANWSLTTLMDGEGKFKEIFVASAYALIPIVLMQIPLILLSNAITMQEGSFYRLLESIGFLWFFGLLFVGMLTVHQYSVSKTIVTMVLTIIVIGIVVFLGLLFFSLAQQMLSFVTTVFKEIMFRIGE from the coding sequence TTGAAACGATTACGAATCATGATGCTGCTCTTTCTGCTGTTGTCAAGCATTGCAGGCGTTGCAGTTCCGGCATCGGCCGCTCCCTACGAAGGCTACAACTATTCCTGGTGGGGCGATCCCGAGCCGGCTCCCGTTCCGTACTTGCCGTCAGTTCAAATCGGAGGCGAACAGCTTTCCATCGGTTCCTTCAATGCTCCGGATGACTTGTTTATTACACCGAACGGAACCATATATATCGTGGATACCGGCAACAACCGCATCGTCATTTTGGACGATAATTGGAAACTGATTCGAATCATCTCTTCTTTTGAGAACAATGGGACGAAGGATGGATTTTCACGCCCGCAAGGTATATTTGTAGATCAAGAGGGCTCTGTCTTCGTGGCCGATACCGGCAACAAACGGATTGTCGAATTGACGGAGGAGGGCAGATTAGTCAGAGTGATCGGTGCTCCGGTGGCGGATGTTCTGAGTGCCGGATTCGTATACGAACCGATCAAGCTGGTTGTCGATTCGGCAAACCGGCTGTATGTTGTCGGAAAAGGTGTGTTCGACGGCATTATGCAGTTTGACTCCGGGGGGAAATTTGCCGGCTTTATAGGCGTTAACAAAGTCAAATTTAATCCGGTCGATTTATTTTGGAAACGGGTGTCGACCGCGGAACAGCGCTCGAAATTGGAGTTATTTATTCCCGTCGAATTCAATAATGTCGATATCGACAGCGAAGGATTCATTTATGTGACGACGAGCGAAAAATTTTCGGATCAACCCGTCAAACGTTTGAACCCATCTGGCGCAGATGTCCTAAAGCGGGCCGGCTATTTTCCGCCCAAGGGAGATATACGATTCATCACAGGCGGAACAAGAGGGGGGACTTCGTCGATCCTCAGCGTCGCGTACGACAGCTACGGCATATACAGTATTCTGGACGGCACCAGAGGAAGAATTTTCACTTACGACCGGGAAGGCAAGCTGATGTACATCTATGGTCTGCTTGGAGAGCAGGTAGGCACATTCAAGACGCCGGTCGAAATTGATATGCTCGGAGATCGGATGGTTGTACTGGATAAAGGATTGAACCAACTCGTCGTGTTTGAACCGACGCGATACGGCAAGGTCATCCGGGATGCGGTCATACACACCGATACCAGCGAAGAAGATAAGGCTGTTGCAGAATGGCAGGAAGCATTGAAATTAAACAACAATCTGGAAATTGCCTATTTGGGGATTGGAAAAGCGGAGCTGAGGCAGGGCAACAATGCTGAGGCGATGAAAAACTTCAAACTCGGCATGCACCGTGAATATTATTCGCGGGCATTTGAGAGATACCGGAAAGATTTCATGTGGGAAAATTTCGGAAAGATTGCATTGTCGCTTCTTCTTGGAATCACCTTGCTGATTGTTGCCGCACGAATGATCAAAGTGAGGACAGCCGAACCCGGAGTGATCGGAATGGCGTGGCATACGATCTTCCATCCGTTTAAGGGATTTTGGGAGTTGAAGTTTGAGAATAAAGGGAAGGTATGGTTCTCGCTTCTTCTATTACTTGTCCTTTCCTTGCTCTATGCTTTGAAGCGACAGTATACCGGTTTTATTTTCAACCCAGGCGTCGATCAGGTTGTAAACATCTTTAACGAAATCAAATTCATCGTTCTGCCGTTTTTCCTATGGTGTGTCGCCAATTGGTCGTTAACGACGCTGATGGACGGGGAAGGCAAATTCAAAGAGATTTTCGTGGCCAGCGCATATGCGCTCATTCCAATTGTACTGATGCAAATTCCTCTGATATTGCTATCCAATGCCATTACGATGCAGGAAGGTTCGTTTTATCGTTTGTTAGAATCGATCGGATTCCTTTGGTTTTTCGGTCTTCTCTTTGTGGGCATGCTCACCGTTCATCAATACAGCGTCTCGAAAACGATCGTCACGATGGTTTTGACGATCATCGTGATCGGAATCGTCGTTTTTCTCGGTTTGTTATTCTTCAGTTTGGCCCAGCAAATGCTGTCATTCGTCACGACTGTTTTTAAAGAAATCATGTTCAGAATCGGGGAGTGA
- a CDS encoding carbohydrate ABC transporter permease yields MTGIRTKRLSRSWAGDLILFALLAAVGYFMALPLIYVINNAFKPINEILKFPPDFFVRNPTLNNFTDLYYLLAGSWVPFTRYIFNTFFIVIIGTAGHVLIASMAAYPLAKRKFPGKGILFAIVVFSLMFSATVTQITNYMTISWLGLLDTYWAVIIPAIGSSLGLYLMKQFMEQVPDALIEAAQIDGCSEFRIFWNIVMPIVKPAWLTLVIFSFQGLWNAGGAAGAIYIYSEQLKTIDYALGQILAGGIIRTGPSMAATLLMLSVPILIFVLSQSSVIQTMSTSGMKE; encoded by the coding sequence ATGACCGGCATTAGAACAAAGAGATTAAGCCGTTCCTGGGCCGGCGACCTGATACTGTTTGCTCTGCTCGCCGCCGTTGGATATTTTATGGCGTTGCCGCTTATCTATGTGATCAACAACGCGTTTAAACCGATTAATGAAATCTTGAAATTCCCCCCGGATTTTTTTGTGCGCAATCCGACCTTGAACAATTTCACGGATCTGTACTATTTGCTTGCGGGATCGTGGGTTCCTTTTACACGCTATATATTCAATACTTTCTTCATCGTGATTATCGGGACAGCAGGTCACGTTCTAATCGCTTCCATGGCGGCTTACCCGCTCGCGAAACGCAAGTTTCCCGGGAAAGGGATACTTTTTGCCATCGTTGTGTTTTCATTGATGTTTTCCGCTACGGTAACGCAAATCACCAACTATATGACCATCTCATGGCTTGGTCTACTGGATACGTATTGGGCGGTCATCATTCCGGCGATCGGTTCATCGCTTGGACTTTATCTCATGAAGCAGTTTATGGAGCAGGTTCCGGACGCGCTGATCGAGGCGGCTCAAATCGACGGCTGCAGCGAATTCCGAATCTTTTGGAATATCGTCATGCCGATCGTCAAACCTGCTTGGCTTACACTAGTCATCTTCTCATTTCAAGGTTTATGGAACGCTGGGGGCGCAGCAGGCGCGATTTATATTTACAGTGAGCAATTGAAGACTATCGATTATGCACTTGGCCAAATATTGGCGGGTGGAATCATACGGACAGGGCCTTCCATGGCAGCGACATTGCTGATGCTGTCAGTTCCGATCCTGATCTTCGTCTTATCACAAAGCAGTGTGATCCAAACGATGTCAACCTCAGGCATGAAAGAATAA
- a CDS encoding carbohydrate ABC transporter permease: MKKSRAIYMMIAPYFLIFFTFTVLPVILSVLVSFTNFNMLEFPEWVGWRNYAQLFVRDDVFLIAVKNTLIFAAITGPVSYIACFVLAWIINELPPKIRAVATLVFYAPALSGNAFIVWTLLFSSDSYGYVNAFLLKWHLTMEPILWLKDPKYIMTIIIIVQLWLSLGTSFLAFIAGLQSMDKTLYEAGAIDGIRNRWQELWFITLPSMRPMLMFGAVIQITASFAVAEVAVTLAGFPSVQYAGHTIVTHLMDYGSIRFEMGYASSIATVMFAMMLGTNLLVRKMLSKVGE; the protein is encoded by the coding sequence ATGAAGAAAAGCAGGGCAATCTACATGATGATCGCCCCCTACTTTCTGATCTTTTTCACATTTACGGTTCTACCCGTCATCTTATCGGTTCTCGTCAGTTTCACCAACTTCAATATGCTTGAGTTTCCGGAATGGGTCGGATGGAGAAATTACGCCCAATTGTTCGTGCGTGATGACGTGTTTCTGATTGCGGTGAAGAATACTTTGATCTTTGCCGCAATTACAGGTCCTGTGAGCTATATTGCCTGTTTTGTGCTGGCCTGGATCATCAACGAACTTCCTCCCAAGATCCGGGCGGTTGCGACGCTAGTGTTTTACGCACCCGCATTGTCCGGCAATGCATTTATCGTCTGGACTCTGTTGTTCAGCAGTGACTCTTACGGATATGTCAATGCTTTTTTGCTGAAATGGCATCTTACCATGGAACCGATTCTGTGGTTGAAAGACCCGAAATATATTATGACCATCATCATCATCGTACAGTTGTGGCTTAGTCTCGGCACCAGTTTTCTCGCATTTATTGCGGGACTGCAAAGTATGGACAAGACGCTGTACGAGGCCGGCGCCATTGATGGTATACGAAACCGTTGGCAGGAGTTGTGGTTCATTACCCTTCCTTCCATGAGGCCGATGCTGATGTTCGGTGCGGTGATCCAGATTACAGCTTCTTTTGCGGTGGCAGAAGTGGCGGTAACGCTGGCTGGTTTCCCAAGCGTTCAATACGCTGGGCACACGATCGTAACGCATTTAATGGATTATGGCTCCATTCGCTTCGAGATGGGATACGCTTCATCGATCGCGACGGTCATGTTTGCGATGATGCTCGGGACGAACCTATTGGTTCGAAAGATGCTTTCGAAGGTAGGTGAGTGA